The sequence ATTGATGAACAACGCCTTACGGCCGGTCGTCTGATGGGTACGGACCACCGGATGTTGGACAGGTGGTGTCTTTTTTTTCGCGGCTTCATTGAGCCGTGCCGTAGCTCCTCTCTTTGAGAAATAGCGCTTATCGGCATGACCGAAATCGTGAATCGCCCAGAGCTGTTCGAGCATCCGTTGCAGCCCTACCGATAGCGTGTCATACGCCAGATACATATTGGCGAACATCGTGTCTCCACCGATCTCAGGAATTTGTAGCGCGTACATCATCGAACCCATCGCCGGTACTGCCTTATAGCTGAGATCCGAATGCCAGTAGGTACCGGCGTATGCTCTGCCCTTTGGTTTGCCGTTCTCAACCACATTGGAGACCACATAGATTTCCGGATAACCCTCCAGCAGCGCCTCAGAGATGACATGCGTCTCAAGGGAACCGAACAGTTGACTGAACGCAACGTGCTGCGCCGGTGTCAGATGCTGATCACGAAAGACAAGC comes from Candidatus Poribacteria bacterium and encodes:
- a CDS encoding TauD/TfdA family dioxygenase, with translation MSISIQKISPAVGALVKGVDLSIPVPRDTFDVLEGALAEHGVLVFRDQHLTPAQHVAFSQLFGSLETHVISEALLEGYPEIYVVSNVVENGKPKGRAYAGTYWHSDLSYKAVPAMGSMMYALQIPEIGGDTMFANMYLAYDTLSVGLQRMLEQLWAIHDFGHADKRYFSKRGATARLNEAAKKKTPPVQHPVVRTHQTTGRKALFINPGFTSRFVDMTEEESEPLLEYLFQHITQPAFIYRHQWQVNDLVFWDNRCTIHHAIRDYGEDTPRHMHRTTICGDKPFLSNFNAV